CAGGGCTAAGTGCAGTTTTTTCTAGAACTTTTTCATAGAAGGCTTGATCTTCTTGAAAAGCCGCATATGCTTTTACAGCCCACTCTAAATTATATTTTGCCATTGCATTCGTATAATAGTTATTGTTTACAATACAAGTATACTCGTCTGGACCTGTTACGTCATCAATGCGGAACTTCCCTTCATGGAAGTGCCCCGTATCCATCCATAAACGTGCCGTCTCAAATAGCAGTTCTGCACTGTAATTTTTAAAGAAATCATCATCTTTTGTCACTTGATAATATTGAATAAAGCTGTAAGCAATATCTGCGCTAATATGATATTGTGCAGTACCAGCTGGGAAGAATGCCGAGCTTTCTCCTCCATTAATCGTTCGCCATGGGAATAACGCCCCTTTTGTATGACCTACTTCTTTCGCACGCTCTTTTGCAGATTCTAAAATCCCGTAACGGTTTAGCAATAAGTTTTTCGCAATCTTTGGATTTGTCATGAGGAACACTGGGAACATATAAATTTCTGTATCCCAGAAATAATGTCCTTCATATCCTTCACCAGACAAGCCCTTTGCTGCAATATTACTCTTTTCGTCTTTTCCTACGGATTGTAATAGGTGGTATAAATTAAAACGGATTCCTTCTTGAAGCTCTTTGTCACCTTCAATTTCAATATCAGAAATTTTCCAGAACTGATCAAGATATTCGCTTTGCTTATCAAGGAGTTGGTCAAAGTTTGATACAAATACTTCATCAAGCAGCTCATTACCTGCTTCTACAAGGCTTTCTCCATGTCTAATGGTATCTGTGAAAATCGTAAACTTTTGAAACTCTATAGGTTCACTTGTTTCAAAGCTGTACGTTTCTGTAATTCCTGCTTCTTGACTTTCTTGAATATCATGTTCAAATGAACTGCCAGTTACGTTCGTTTTCGAAGCAGCTGCGACTTTATACTTTGTTTCGTACGTTTCATCAACGACATTTGAACGGCCATTTTCGAATACTGAATTGAGTACATTTAAACGTTTTGCATGACCAGATGCAATTCGTGGATCATTCTTGTCAACATAGTTCGTCACGTTACCGTTTACATTTGAAACAATTTGAATGTCCATTTTCTTATTCATTGGCTCAACTGTTACATGTAAGGCAAATAACTCTTTCGTCACAAAGGAGACGATTCTTTTAAATGTAACTTTCACTTCATCACTTTTGTTAGAACGCCAATGAACAGACCTCTCAACATAACCTTTGTCGAAAAAGAGTACTCGTTTATAATCTAGAACTTCTCCATCAAACAATGAAAATTGTTCACCATTGATCATAATTTTCACTGTTTGTGCATCAATTATGTTTAATAGTTTTTCTTGTTGATCAGGAAACCCGTGTAACTTTTCTCCATATTCGATATCTGTCCGATCGTGAAAGGCATTAATGTATGTGCCTCGAATAGATTTCAAATCTTCAGTATATCCTTCTTCAAAGTTTCCTCTCACACCTAAATAACCGTTTCCTAAAAAGAATAATGTTTCTTTTAGCGTTAGGTCGTTTTCCTTTATCTCTGTATCCTTAATACTCCAAACCATCTGCCAACACCTCTTATCGTGAATTTACGTCTTAAAAAAGAACTGTTCCACGTTAACTTGAAACAGTTCTTTTCTCCTTTACTTCTTGCTGTTATAAGCACGCCCAGCTTTAATTTCCTCGTCCCACTCAGGCGCAACTTGACCTTCGATCGGTCCTTTCAATAAAGGGTCATCTGTTTCTTCCATCCAATTGATAACTTCTTGTCGCAATTTTTCTAACACATCTTTGTATTCTGGCTGATCTGCGACATTTACTTCTTCAATAGGATCTTTTTCTAGATCATATAATTCTTCTTCTGTATTCGGAACATAATACTTATCTCTGACTATTTCTCCAGAAGGACTTGCATGTAAGTCATGAGGTAAATAGACAGCCGGGCCTTCTTCAAAATTACGAATATATTTATATTTGTTCGTCCGAACGCCTCGCATAGGGTGATACTTATCATGCCATGTTAATTCACAAAAGAAATTTTCACGCTCAACATACTCTTCCTTCTCTTGCAAGAGTGGATAGAAACTGCGTCCATCAATATCTTCTGGTGCCTCGCCACCAACCATTTCAAGTAATGTAGGCATTAAGTCGACATTACATAATAGTTCAGTAGCTACTCCTCTTTTTGTAGCTTCATGGCCTTTCGGGAACTTCATTATCAATGCCGTTTCAAGGCCGGAATCCTTTAATGTCCCTTTTGCTCTTGGGAAGGCAATACCGTGATCAGTCGTAAACACGACAATCGTATCTTCTTGTAATCCGTAATGTTCAATTGCATCAGTAATACGTTTAATCGCTTTATCCATTTCTTTTACAGACCCCTGGAATCGTGCAATATCTCCGCGTACTTCAGGAGTGTCTGGTAAATACGGTGGGATATCAACATATTCATCTTCATCTGGTTCAAACGCGTCAAAAGGTCGGTGTGTCTCTTCAAAGCCTAAAGAAAGGAATAATGGTTTTTCATCCCTTTTTTCATCTAATTCATTCTCTAAAAAATCAATAAACTTATCTGTTACTTCTTTAGCTGGGTTCCCCGGCACTTTATAATGATGCTCGTAGCCCAAACGATAGGCATCGAGTTCCCCTTCCATCGCTTCATGGAAGAAACCAAATAGATGAGTTTCATAACCTAACTTACTTAGTTCTCCAGGTAATGTATTATTGTCTTCTGTCATGCTAAACCCAAGGTGGCCAAGACCCATCATTCCGTGATTATGACTATATTTTCCTGTTAAAATACTACCACGACTTGGACTACATTGCGGTTGGGAGCAGAAGTATTGATCAAACCTTACTCCCTCCTCTGCAAGTTCATCAACTGCAGGTGTTTGAACTTTCTTTCCGTAACACCCTAAATGTGTGCCAGTATCATGAGTAATGATATAAACGATATTTGGCTGCTTCTTATTTGCCATCCAACTCTCCCCTTTTGCAAATCAATTAAATCATATGTGAACGAATCTAAATTGATCGTAACTTTCAAACTTATTTTTTTAGAAGTGATTATTGTTCTGCCTTTTCTTTAACTTTTAATGTGAAGCGATAAAAAAAGTAAAACGTTACAACTGCACTAACAGACATTGTAAAGAATACGACGACAAACCAAAACCTCATGCTCATGTAAGCAATTAATAAATGTGAAAATAAAATCATTAATGTTAATAACGGGCTACCGAGTGTAACAAAAAAGGCATTTTTCAATTGCGCTTTCTTTCCCATATCGTAATGTACATGAATAGAGAAGAAAATCATCGTATAAACAAAAAGTAAAATACCGATTATTGTAAAGATAACTGTAAATATTTCGTGTTGTTGATTAAAGTAGTATAGGTCAACTACCCAAACGGCCCACAAAGTTGTTAAAACGAAACCTACTTTAAATGCACCTTTATAATTAACCTTAAAGTTTTTCCAAAATGATTTCCAAAGTGAAACTTGTTCTTTTTTCATTACCCAATTTCTTGCAATAGCGAACACTGCAATCGTACTTGGATAAAAGAGCAGAAGTAGAGAAAGGATTAAGGGAATCCCGAACATAACCATAGCGCTAATACTTGGGCTTATAATCATAAAGAAAACAATCACAAGAATCGGTAAGTTCACAATAAACCATAAAAGGTTTACAATGCTAAGCTTCATAATCCAATCTGCTATAATATGAATTCCACCCATAAAGCCAGATCTAGGTTGCATATCCTTTCCCCCAATTAAGTCTTTCGTTCATTATTTTTATACTTCAACCTCTGCTCATTATTTAACTGCACCTTCACCAATTCCTTTAATAATGAATCGCTGAGCAAAGATATAAAAGATCACTACAGGGATAACGGTTAACGTTAATCCAGCCATTGCCATGTTCCACTGAATGTTAAATTGTCCAAAGAAATAGAATGTCGTTAATGGAATCGTTCTTAAATCTGTACTTGTTAATACAAGAGATGGTAATAGGAAGTCATTCCAAATTTGAATAACATTTAAGATCATAACTGTTACTGTAATTGGCTTTAACATTGGGAAAACAATTCTCCAGAAAAGCCCAAGTTTTGTACATCCATCAATGGTTGCAGCTTCTTCAAGAGAAAGTGGAATCGATTTTACGAAACCATGGTATAAGAAAATTGCCAAACTTGCATTAAATCCGATGTGCATGAAAATTAATCCACCGTGTGTATTCAACATTGGGATTCCTGTTACTTTCATAATTTGATCCATAAACTGAAGTAACGGCATCATGATTGTTTGGAATGGAATCAACATCGTTGCAATAAACACCATAAAGATGACGCGACTCAATGTGTTATCTGTGCGTGCTAACATCCACGCCGTCATAGATGATAGGATAACGATGAAAATAACAGACGTAACTGTGATAAAAAGCGAGTTTCCAAATGCATTTAAGAAATTCATGCGGTCCATCGCTTCAAAATAATATTGAAAACTGAATTCTCCTGGCAAAGCGAGAACATTTTCGTACATCTCTGATCGTGTCTTGAAAGAGTTGACAACCATAATGTAGATGGGAGATAAGAAAAATAATGCTCCTAATAGGAGGAGAACCTCTCTTGCAACTTTCCATGTTTTATTCATTACATTTCTACCTCCCGCTTCTTAGTCATATACACCTGCGTTAATGTTATACCGGCTACTAAGATAAAGAATACAACTGCTTTCGCTTGTCCATATCCATAGTTACTGTAACCGAAAATTTCATTATAAATATGAAGTGCGAATAACTCTGTTGAGTTTACAGGGCCACCGCCTGTTAGTGATAAGTTCACATCATAAATTTTAAATCCGAATGAAAGAGTTAAGAATAAGCAAATCGTAAATGCTGGCATTAATAATGGGAAAACCACATTCTTCAGTCTTTGCCACCAATTTGCCCCATCAATATATGACGCTTCAATAATTTCATTAGAAATACCTTGTAAACCAGTAATGTAAATAATCATCATGTATCCTGCCATCTGCCATGTAAATACAAACACTAACGCATATAACGCATAATCAGGGTTTAATAACCAGTTAAAGAAGATTGACTCAAAACCTGTTAGCTGCCCCATAATACGGAAAGCATCCGAGAAAATAAACTGCCAGATGTAACCTAAAATCAGTCCACCAATTAAGTTAGGCATGAAGAACATTGCTCTTGCTGTGTTTACTGTTCTAAGCTTCGTTGTTACGAGTAATGCTAATCCTAAAGCGATCACATTTACTGTAATTAAGGATAGGATTGTAAATTTAACCGTTAATATTCCAGAATCTATAAATCTCGAATCACCAAATAGTCTTATATAATTATCCAAACCTGCGAATGTCATAGGGTTTGCCCTTATTCCATCCCAATTAAAAAAGGAATAAAAGATCCCCATACCAAAAGGGATAAGTACGACTGTTGTAAATATTAGTATTAAAGGAAGTGTAAATAACATATACCAGCCTTTATTCTTCCAACTCTTCAAGGTTCATCCCTACTTTCTATCTGTGCCATTTTTTAAATAGGCTATAAATAGTTGGAAGATAAACAAAGAGTTAAATATCTTTGTCTATCTTCCGAAAAATCATATCATTTTACTCGACAGTTTTTTTCCATGATTCATACATCTCATTAATAACATCCTGACCAGTTACCGAATCATCAATAAAGAAGTTTTGCGCAGCTGGAACCCAGTCATTTACAACAAGGTTAGCTGGATAGTGTCCTTGTGACCAAGGGATCGTTTGTCCTGCATTTGTGTACTCAAGAACATCTTGTGATAGTGTGTCTAAACCAGGTGCTTCGATATTTGTGTACGCCGGAATTGCATCGAATTCTTCTACAATATAACGGTGCCCTGTTTCACTCGTATGCATCCAATCTAAGAAGTCTAATGCCGCTTGAATTTCATCGTCACCTTTATTAGCGTTTACTGCCCAGTTTTGACCTACACCTACAGCAAGCTTATCGTTATCCATTAATGGAACTGGAAGCATCCCAATTTCAAAGTCTAAGTCGTAGTCAGCGAACATTCCGTAGGCCCAGTTTCCTTGGTGAATCATCGCAGTTCTTCCAGTTGCAAAGTCACCAATTTGTGAATCATAGTTTTTTTCTAGTGGATTTACAGTGTTTTCGCGAATATCTTCAAGCATTTGTCCAAACGCCTCGAACTCTTCTACATCAGTGAAATCTACTTCTCCATTAGTTACCTGCTCCATAAACGCAATGTTGTCTTCTTGTAGTGAGAATGGATAGTTACTCATATGTCCAATAAGGAAGTATCCTTCTTGTGATAGTGATAAACCTTCAACATCTTCTTCTTGAAATTGAGCTAACATATTCACGAAAGACTCATAATTAGCCACATCTTCTGGATCAATTAAATCTTTGTTGTAAACGAAGCCGAATCCTTCAACTCCGTATGGAACGCCAACTAATTTACCGTCAATCTCCATCGCCATGTTTTCTGCGATATTATCTACATAAGATTCATCACTCATATCATAAATGTAAGAATCCATTAATCTTGCTTCCGATGCGTGACCAATTGTGAAAATAGATGGGCCTTGGTCACTGTTCATTCGAATTTGTAGCTGCTGGAAGTAATCGTCACCTGTTGTACCCCAGATCTCTACTTCAACACCTGTTTCTTCTTCATATTCCTCAGCCATTCTTTCAAGAGCTTCAGAGATTTCTACTTTACTTTGGAAGATTGTAATCTTCTCAGCACCGCCAGTATCTCCTTCTGTTGCGTTATCGTCTCCGACATTCTCATTTGTGTCATTTCCGCAAGCTGCTAAGAATAATGATGCACTAAGTAATGCCGATAAACCTAAACCTGCTTTCTTCTTCATGTTTCATTCCCCCATTATTTTTTTAGCCTTACAGCTACAAAGGATGCAGAAACAGCAATTATTTGCTATCCCTCTTTTTGAAAAGGTTTTCAAAGCTTTTGAAAATAAAATCTCTATCTATAAAAGTACAAATCTTTTTCTTAAATAGAGAGTTTATATAATAAGCTAGCATTTTATTATTTTGTTCATTTTGGTTTTAAGTCTTCTTTGAAAAGCTTTTCTGAAAACCTTTTCATAAGTTATTATGCAACTTGTATAGACAAAAGTCAACTATATATATAAGATTTTTTCTGAAAATTTTTTGCTTACCTTTTTATTACTCGAAAACCGATGTTCCCCGTTGATGAATCTTTCGTGTTTCCGATTCTCGCCGCGATCCGGTAACGGTTACAATACGAATGATGACACAAATAAGATCCACCTTTTAATACTTTAAATCCAGGATCCTCTTGTTTACTATATCCTTTAATTTCACTGCAAAAGCTATCACTACACCATTCCCACACATTCCCAATCATATTGTATAGACCATACGCATTTGGTTTGTAAGAATCAACAGACGCAGTAGCTAGGTAACCATCTTCTTCGGTGTTTGTTAATGGGAACTTTCCTTGCCACGTGTTACATTGATGTTCTCCATCTATCATTAACTCATCTCCCCATGGATGAATCGTATCAATTGTGCCTCCCCGAGCTGCATGCTCCCATTCAAGCTCCGTTGGTAACCTCGTACCTGCCCATTCACAATAAGCATTCGCATCATTCAAAGATACATGAACGACAGGATGATCCATCATTTCTTCAATTGATGAATCTGGGCCCATCGGATGCTTCCAAGTTGCTCCTTCAACGACACACCACCACGGTGTATTTTCAACAACTTGTAAAACATTGTGCTTATCTTTTTCACTTATAAACAAATGAAACACAAACGACCAGCCAAAACGTTCAGCATCCGTTTTATAGCCGGTATCGTCTATAAACCTTTTAAAATCACGATTTGTCACAGCATACTGATCGATCAAATAAGAAGCAATCGCTTTTTTATACTGTGGCGTTTCAATGTCAGCTTCATAACCAACTATGGTATTCGTCCCTAAATAGGCTATTCCACCAGGAATTTCTCGAAAACGAACTTCTGGATGATTGTTTTTTGCAAGCTTATTGTCAAATTGGTAAAGCTCCTCTTTATCACTGTTTTTTTTCCTCATTGGGGTACAGCAACATTTCTCCATTCTTCCACCTCGCTTTATAATAAAAGAATACCCATAATCCCTGATGCAATAATTAAGAGAACTGGGTGTAATTTATATTTAATAAGACCTGTTAATGTCACAATAAAAATTGCGATTGTCATGAAATTCGCAAATGAAAAACTTAAGGCTAACAAATTGTTTGCTAATGCAAACTTGATCGCCGCGTAACAAATTAACCCTAATACGACTGGCCTTAAACCATAAAATACAGCATTTAGAGCATTCCCATTTTTCACTTTTAAAATAAGAGAAGACAATAATAAAATGATCATTAATGAAGGCAATGTCATTGCAATACTAGCTGTTATTGCTCCAGTAACCCCGCCAACGTGATATCCGACAACTGTTGCACTATTTGTCGCAATTGGCCCAGGGGACATACCAGCAACGGCAATGATATCGGTAAACTCTTGGGTTGAAAACCACCCTTTATTTGTTACTTCTGTTTCTATGATCGGAAGCATTGCGTAACCGCCACCGAAAGAAACGGCACCAATTTTAAAAAACATCATAAATAACTCAAAATACATAAGCGTCCCTCATTATCTTTACTTTTTTCCTAGTTTCAAATATCCGATCACCCCACCAATAATGATAAAGATAATTGGATGTAACCCCGAAAATAAAAGCAATAATAAAATAGCTGCAAACAGAGCAACTGTAAACGAATCGATCAATGCTGTTTTTGATATTTTCACGCCCGCATAAACAATTAAAGCAACAATCGCTGGCCGAACCCCCTCAAAGAATAGCTCCATAAATTGATGATCTCTAAAAGAAAAATACAATAAACTTAACATTAAAACAGTACCAAAAGTCGGGATTAACACGCCAAGCAAAGCGGTAATCGCTCCGGCTATACCTCTAATCCTATGGCCGATAAACGTCGCAGAATTAATCGCAATTGCCCCAGGGACTGATTCAGCCATCGCAAAAACATCAGAAACATCATTTATATTAAGCCACTTCTTCTTCTCGACAACTTCCCGCTCGATCATCGGAATCATCGCATAACCCCCACCAAATGTCGCTGGACCAATTCGTAAAAACACGAAAAAAAGATCCTTAAGTGTACATTTCTGTTTCGCCAATCCTCATCCCTCATTCACTCTCATTTCACATAAGTTTACCACACTTTAACCCATTTTGGTTAAAAGTGTTTTGATCTCCTTGTTGTAAATATGATTTTCTGATCTTAATCTCTGCCGAAAGCAAATAACGCACTAGTTGAGTTGAAGCAGGATAAAGAAAGCTCAGTGAAAGAACAAAAGCGCATGCGCCTTGTACACGAGCGACAAGCGCTGGAGGCCCGGCATGAAGAAGTCGTTCAAGACTTCAAATGACGGGGCGAAGCGACCTCGAGCGAGTAGGCGCTGGAGCTAGACGTAACAACTAAATAAAAACTTATCCACAAGGCCAAAATCTATAGTTTCCTAAACAATAAAAAAAACGACACAACTACTCGTTTAAACGAGCAACCGCACCGTATCTACTTTAAGACTTTCTTTTTTATTCATTTATTGTATAACTAATTTACCAAACAACAATGAATGTTTCTTTTTGCGAAATTCCCCCAGAGGAGCCCCCCACTACCTTTCGAAACCCTTTATTAAAATAGTTATCGTTGGAATAAGCTACAGTTAAGGGTGATACTTTTACCGCTTGTTATATTCTTGTATTTCACATCTTTTCATATTGAAGAAATGACTTTTGAAAACTTTAAATGGTCAACAATGATAAAATGGTGTATGAAATCATTAATTTCACACACCAATGCAAAGATTATTTAAAAATAAATGATATTTCATGTTATTGTCCGCAACACTTTTTGAATTTTAACTTACTTCCGCACAAGCAAATATCATTTCTGTTGGGGAATTTTCCACTCTTCTCTTTATATTCATCTAGCCACTTTCTCTTTAAGTTACGTGCAACAATTTCCATCCTTTCATGGGCATAACTATAAATTTTTTTATAACTCTCACAAAAGTAATCAACATCGCTTTCCTGTACTATTAAACTCCCATTGCGATTTCTCGGACAACCTCCATAACACAAATGTAGGAAATCACATTTCTTACATTCACCAGGAAGAGATGCTTTGTTTTTAAGAAAGTGATCATATGTTTTATTATCCAATATGTCAAGAAAGCGGTCTTCTTTAATATTACCTAACCGAAAATCTTCATGTAGAAAAAAATCACAAGGATATGCATCTCCATTCTTTTCAAATACAACCATCTTAGGACACTCTTTACGGTGAGTACAAAGCTCTGGCTCTCGATTTAAATAATTTGCTAACAAATTATCAAAGAAACGAATAGAAATCGTCGGATGACCATCATTGTACCAAACATCAAATATATTACATAGAAAATCACCGTATTGTTTGGGTGTAATTAAATAATTACCAGGCTTGTCTACTTCATGTGACTGAAAATCCATACATGGGATGAATTGAATATGTCTAAACCCTTCAAGTTGATAAAAATCCATTAATTCTTTTGACTTTGATACATTCCCCTCATGAATGACCGTCAGAATATTAAAATCAACATTATTTTCCTTTAAATAATTAATTCCTTTCATTACCGATTCAAAGCTTCCTTTTCCTGAGCCGGTAGTACGTCTAGCATCGTTAATATGTTTCGGACCATCCAAACTAATACCTACTAAAAAATTGTATTGTTTGAAAAAAGC
The Bacillus shivajii DNA segment above includes these coding regions:
- a CDS encoding anaerobic sulfatase maturase, translated to MSTCSLSRSDNSIGVMWKTVSESCNLACDYCYYSRCNGKPKKNDIIAEDVLEKFIQEYMALSNGAVSFAWQGGEPLLAGFDFFKRVVYLQAKYAPRNTIIANSIQTNGTLINKEWAAFFKQYNFLVGISLDGPKHINDARRTTGSGKGSFESVMKGINYLKENNVDFNILTVIHEGNVSKSKELMDFYQLEGFRHIQFIPCMDFQSHEVDKPGNYLITPKQYGDFLCNIFDVWYNDGHPTISIRFFDNLLANYLNREPELCTHRKECPKMVVFEKNGDAYPCDFFLHEDFRLGNIKEDRFLDILDNKTYDHFLKNKASLPGECKKCDFLHLCYGGCPRNRNGSLIVQESDVDYFCESYKKIYSYAHERMEIVARNLKRKWLDEYKEKSGKFPNRNDICLCGSKLKFKKCCGQ
- a CDS encoding sulfatase family protein, yielding MANKKQPNIVYIITHDTGTHLGCYGKKVQTPAVDELAEEGVRFDQYFCSQPQCSPSRGSILTGKYSHNHGMMGLGHLGFSMTEDNNTLPGELSKLGYETHLFGFFHEAMEGELDAYRLGYEHHYKVPGNPAKEVTDKFIDFLENELDEKRDEKPLFLSLGFEETHRPFDAFEPDEDEYVDIPPYLPDTPEVRGDIARFQGSVKEMDKAIKRITDAIEHYGLQEDTIVVFTTDHGIAFPRAKGTLKDSGLETALIMKFPKGHEATKRGVATELLCNVDLMPTLLEMVGGEAPEDIDGRSFYPLLQEKEEYVERENFFCELTWHDKYHPMRGVRTNKYKYIRNFEEGPAVYLPHDLHASPSGEIVRDKYYVPNTEEELYDLEKDPIEEVNVADQPEYKDVLEKLRQEVINWMEETDDPLLKGPIEGQVAPEWDEEIKAGRAYNSKK
- a CDS encoding glycoside hydrolase family 65 protein — protein: MVWSIKDTEIKENDLTLKETLFFLGNGYLGVRGNFEEGYTEDLKSIRGTYINAFHDRTDIEYGEKLHGFPDQQEKLLNIIDAQTVKIMINGEQFSLFDGEVLDYKRVLFFDKGYVERSVHWRSNKSDEVKVTFKRIVSFVTKELFALHVTVEPMNKKMDIQIVSNVNGNVTNYVDKNDPRIASGHAKRLNVLNSVFENGRSNVVDETYETKYKVAAASKTNVTGSSFEHDIQESQEAGITETYSFETSEPIEFQKFTIFTDTIRHGESLVEAGNELLDEVFVSNFDQLLDKQSEYLDQFWKISDIEIEGDKELQEGIRFNLYHLLQSVGKDEKSNIAAKGLSGEGYEGHYFWDTEIYMFPVFLMTNPKIAKNLLLNRYGILESAKERAKEVGHTKGALFPWRTINGGESSAFFPAGTAQYHISADIAYSFIQYYQVTKDDDFFKNYSAELLFETARLWMDTGHFHEGKFRIDDVTGPDEYTCIVNNNYYTNAMAKYNLEWAVKAYAAFQEDQAFYEKVLEKTALSPEEVTEWQEAAEKMYLPYDKELKINAQDDTFLQKKKWDLDNTPEEQFPLLLNYHPLTLYRYQVCKQADTVLAHFLLDDIEDIDVMKRSYDYYEKVTTHDSSLSYCVFSVMASKFGYQEKAYDYFNKTARLDIDNIHKNTKDGLHMANMGGTWLAIVYGFAGLRIKNGELHLKPQLPEKWEKLSFKLVFRGSLLKIEMSQGGVTYSLEEGEELELFHRGEKLVLNGAKAIYK
- a CDS encoding chromate transporter, whose protein sequence is MYFELFMMFFKIGAVSFGGGYAMLPIIETEVTNKGWFSTQEFTDIIAVAGMSPGPIATNSATVVGYHVGGVTGAITASIAMTLPSLMIILLLSSLILKVKNGNALNAVFYGLRPVVLGLICYAAIKFALANNLLALSFSFANFMTIAIFIVTLTGLIKYKLHPVLLIIASGIMGILLL
- a CDS encoding YesL family protein, with protein sequence MQPRSGFMGGIHIIADWIMKLSIVNLLWFIVNLPILVIVFFMIISPSISAMVMFGIPLILSLLLLFYPSTIAVFAIARNWVMKKEQVSLWKSFWKNFKVNYKGAFKVGFVLTTLWAVWVVDLYYFNQQHEIFTVIFTIIGILLFVYTMIFFSIHVHYDMGKKAQLKNAFFVTLGSPLLTLMILFSHLLIAYMSMRFWFVVVFFTMSVSAVVTFYFFYRFTLKVKEKAEQ
- a CDS encoding formylglycine-generating enzyme family protein, coding for MEKCCCTPMRKKNSDKEELYQFDNKLAKNNHPEVRFREIPGGIAYLGTNTIVGYEADIETPQYKKAIASYLIDQYAVTNRDFKRFIDDTGYKTDAERFGWSFVFHLFISEKDKHNVLQVVENTPWWCVVEGATWKHPMGPDSSIEEMMDHPVVHVSLNDANAYCEWAGTRLPTELEWEHAARGGTIDTIHPWGDELMIDGEHQCNTWQGKFPLTNTEEDGYLATASVDSYKPNAYGLYNMIGNVWEWCSDSFCSEIKGYSKQEDPGFKVLKGGSYLCHHSYCNRYRIAARIGNTKDSSTGNIGFRVIKR
- a CDS encoding sugar ABC transporter substrate-binding protein, which codes for MKKKAGLGLSALLSASLFLAACGNDTNENVGDDNATEGDTGGAEKITIFQSKVEISEALERMAEEYEEETGVEVEIWGTTGDDYFQQLQIRMNSDQGPSIFTIGHASEARLMDSYIYDMSDESYVDNIAENMAMEIDGKLVGVPYGVEGFGFVYNKDLIDPEDVANYESFVNMLAQFQEEDVEGLSLSQEGYFLIGHMSNYPFSLQEDNIAFMEQVTNGEVDFTDVEEFEAFGQMLEDIRENTVNPLEKNYDSQIGDFATGRTAMIHQGNWAYGMFADYDLDFEIGMLPVPLMDNDKLAVGVGQNWAVNANKGDDEIQAALDFLDWMHTSETGHRYIVEEFDAIPAYTNIEAPGLDTLSQDVLEYTNAGQTIPWSQGHYPANLVVNDWVPAAQNFFIDDSVTGQDVINEMYESWKKTVE
- a CDS encoding chromate transporter, encoding MAKQKCTLKDLFFVFLRIGPATFGGGYAMIPMIEREVVEKKKWLNINDVSDVFAMAESVPGAIAINSATFIGHRIRGIAGAITALLGVLIPTFGTVLMLSLLYFSFRDHQFMELFFEGVRPAIVALIVYAGVKISKTALIDSFTVALFAAILLLLLFSGLHPIIFIIIGGVIGYLKLGKK
- a CDS encoding carbohydrate ABC transporter permease yields the protein MNKTWKVAREVLLLLGALFFLSPIYIMVVNSFKTRSEMYENVLALPGEFSFQYYFEAMDRMNFLNAFGNSLFITVTSVIFIVILSSMTAWMLARTDNTLSRVIFMVFIATMLIPFQTIMMPLLQFMDQIMKVTGIPMLNTHGGLIFMHIGFNASLAIFLYHGFVKSIPLSLEEAATIDGCTKLGLFWRIVFPMLKPITVTVMILNVIQIWNDFLLPSLVLTSTDLRTIPLTTFYFFGQFNIQWNMAMAGLTLTVIPVVIFYIFAQRFIIKGIGEGAVK
- a CDS encoding carbohydrate ABC transporter permease — encoded protein: MLFTLPLILIFTTVVLIPFGMGIFYSFFNWDGIRANPMTFAGLDNYIRLFGDSRFIDSGILTVKFTILSLITVNVIALGLALLVTTKLRTVNTARAMFFMPNLIGGLILGYIWQFIFSDAFRIMGQLTGFESIFFNWLLNPDYALYALVFVFTWQMAGYMMIIYITGLQGISNEIIEASYIDGANWWQRLKNVVFPLLMPAFTICLFLTLSFGFKIYDVNLSLTGGGPVNSTELFALHIYNEIFGYSNYGYGQAKAVVFFILVAGITLTQVYMTKKREVEM